A stretch of Kiritimatiellia bacterium DNA encodes these proteins:
- a CDS encoding N-acetyltransferase → MNIRAMTENDRAAVAEVIGSAGVFSAEEQRVAIEMIDSYLRRDGEDYDVAVAEDETGPAAGFVCYGPTPLTEGVWDMYWLAVHGGRRKQGFGRALLAWLEKTAEEKKTRLIVVETSSTPPYAGTRRFYERMGYAETARIRDFYRPGDDRIIYCKYLLNQGGVS, encoded by the coding sequence ATGAACATCAGGGCCATGACGGAAAACGACCGGGCGGCGGTAGCGGAAGTCATCGGTTCCGCCGGCGTCTTTAGCGCGGAAGAGCAGCGAGTGGCAATTGAAATGATTGACTCATATCTGCGCCGGGACGGGGAAGACTATGATGTCGCGGTGGCGGAAGACGAAACCGGCCCGGCGGCCGGTTTTGTGTGTTACGGGCCAACCCCCCTCACGGAAGGAGTATGGGATATGTACTGGCTGGCCGTTCATGGCGGCCGCCGGAAACAGGGATTCGGACGGGCCCTGCTGGCCTGGCTTGAAAAAACTGCGGAGGAAAAAAAGACAAGGTTGATCGTGGTGGAAACCTCGTCCACTCCGCCCTACGCCGGCACCCGCCGTTTTTACGAACGGATGGGATACGCGGAAACGGCGCGTATCCGCGATTTTTACCGCCCGGGCGACGACCGGATCATTTACTGCAAGTATTTGTTAAATCAGGGAGGCGTTTCCTGA
- a CDS encoding 3-deoxy-D-manno-octulosonic acid transferase, producing the protein MERIIWTCYNFLFAIGYFLILPRFLWRMWRRGGYLPAFGQRFGIYDESVRQKLSSPPARVWIHAVSVGEIQVALRFMTELRAEKPAVRFILTTTTSTAHALAGKMMSRGDLLLYFPIDFPLVIGRVLRRLNPAGLVLVESELWPNLVRQAASRRIPVMLLNGRISNRSFRGYRFLRPLVRRILAHFTILCAQSKTDAGRLIELGADPERVRVTGSAKYDIAGVPCPAGAQFAGNLRALGFGEDKLLFVGGSTWPGEEAALLEIFIKLRGRHPGLRLVLVPRHAERRKEVMAEIAASGLACRLWSEASRVIPRNFSADENRVRVAGNSPFNDVLLVDTTGELRAFYAAAAVVFIGKSLAARGGQNPIEAAACSKPVVAGPHMENFDAVVADFLEAGAIVRVGGAGELEQVVGRLLGDAGERRLIGERARRVVLEKSGALRASTKFFLDSLSADSRPAASCAFRI; encoded by the coding sequence ATGGAACGGATAATCTGGACTTGTTATAATTTTCTTTTCGCAATCGGATATTTTCTGATCCTGCCGCGCTTTTTGTGGCGCATGTGGCGCCGCGGAGGCTATTTGCCCGCCTTTGGCCAGCGGTTCGGCATTTACGATGAATCCGTCCGGCAAAAACTTTCCTCGCCGCCGGCGCGTGTCTGGATCCATGCCGTAAGCGTGGGCGAGATTCAGGTGGCGCTGCGGTTCATGACGGAACTGCGGGCGGAAAAACCGGCCGTCAGATTCATCCTGACAACGACGACTTCCACCGCCCATGCGCTCGCCGGGAAAATGATGAGCCGGGGCGACCTCCTGCTCTATTTCCCGATTGACTTCCCCCTCGTGATCGGCCGCGTTTTACGAAGACTGAACCCGGCGGGACTGGTTCTCGTGGAGAGCGAGTTATGGCCGAACCTGGTCCGCCAGGCCGCCTCCCGGCGGATACCGGTCATGCTTTTGAACGGCAGGATTTCAAACCGTTCCTTCCGCGGTTACCGGTTTTTACGTCCGCTGGTGCGGAGAATTCTGGCGCATTTCACCATTCTCTGCGCGCAGAGTAAAACGGATGCCGGCCGATTGATTGAGCTGGGAGCCGACCCGGAGCGCGTGCGGGTAACCGGTTCGGCGAAATATGATATCGCCGGCGTTCCCTGTCCGGCCGGCGCTCAATTCGCCGGAAATCTTCGTGCGCTCGGATTTGGAGAGGACAAACTTCTGTTTGTCGGCGGTTCCACCTGGCCGGGCGAGGAAGCCGCCCTCCTGGAAATTTTTATCAAATTGCGCGGCCGGCATCCCGGCTTGCGCCTCGTTCTGGTCCCCCGCCATGCCGAGCGCCGGAAAGAGGTTATGGCGGAAATCGCGGCCAGCGGCCTCGCGTGCAGGCTGTGGAGCGAAGCTTCCCGCGTTATTCCCCGCAATTTTTCAGCGGATGAGAACCGGGTCCGCGTTGCGGGAAACAGTCCGTTCAATGATGTTCTCCTCGTGGATACCACCGGCGAACTGCGGGCCTTTTATGCGGCCGCCGCCGTTGTCTTTATCGGCAAAAGCCTGGCCGCCAGGGGCGGACAGAATCCCATTGAAGCGGCGGCGTGTTCCAAACCGGTTGTGGCCGGCCCGCATATGGAAAACTTTGACGCGGTCGTGGCCGATTTTCTTGAGGCCGGGGCGATTGTGCGGGTCGGCGGCGCCGGAGAACTGGAGCAGGTCGTCGGCCGTTTGCTGGGCGATGCCGGGGAACGCCGGCTTATCGGCGAGCGCGCCCGGCGGGTTGTGCTTGAAAAATCCGGGGCGCTCCGCGCCAGCACAAAATTTTTTCTGGACAGCCTTTCCGCCGATTCGCGTCCCGCCGCTTCTTGTGCGTTCCGGATTTAG
- a CDS encoding D-alanine--D-alanine ligase, translating into MSESLQVALVYSSKKKARKVLGGAGPDGGDARADRPSDLLVEYDGDKTIAAVAGALARRFRVTLVEADDRAYSRLKRNRPDLVFNISEGFHGPNREAHIPIICEMLGLAYTGSDGLTLGICLDKARAKEILAFNGIPTPAFAVCADPRRLHHGNRLPVPAIVKPLREGSSKGIRNDSVVLKRSDLRSRVNAVIMQYHQPALVEEFLPGREFTAGVFGNAPDFEILPLIEINHKSLPPHANPIYSYEAKWVWDLPERPLDILVCPARVPPRLRAQIHAIVKRALTVLGVRDWCRVDLRLDSAGHPKIIELNPLPGIAPDPRDNSALPAAARAAGYSYHELILRVAQAAIQRQDIR; encoded by the coding sequence TTGAGCGAATCGTTGCAAGTAGCCCTAGTCTATAGCTCGAAAAAAAAAGCGCGGAAGGTGTTGGGCGGCGCCGGCCCGGACGGAGGGGACGCGCGGGCCGACCGTCCTTCCGATCTGCTGGTTGAGTATGACGGCGATAAAACCATTGCGGCCGTGGCCGGGGCCCTGGCGCGCCGTTTCCGCGTGACGCTTGTTGAGGCTGATGACCGGGCTTATTCCCGGTTGAAAAGAAACCGGCCCGACCTGGTGTTTAATATTTCCGAAGGTTTCCACGGTCCTAACCGCGAGGCGCATATTCCAATTATCTGCGAAATGCTGGGGCTGGCTTACACCGGCTCGGACGGATTAACGCTGGGTATTTGTCTGGACAAGGCCCGCGCGAAGGAAATCCTTGCTTTTAATGGCATTCCCACGCCGGCTTTTGCTGTTTGCGCGGACCCGCGCCGGTTGCATCACGGCAATCGGCTGCCCGTGCCGGCCATTGTCAAGCCGCTCAGGGAAGGATCCTCCAAGGGCATCCGGAACGACAGCGTGGTTTTAAAGCGGAGCGATCTGCGCTCGCGCGTAAACGCGGTGATCATGCAATACCATCAGCCGGCCCTCGTGGAAGAGTTTCTGCCGGGCCGTGAGTTTACGGCCGGTGTTTTCGGCAATGCTCCCGATTTTGAAATCCTGCCCCTGATAGAGATCAACCACAAGTCCCTTCCCCCCCATGCCAATCCGATCTATTCGTACGAAGCCAAGTGGGTGTGGGATTTGCCCGAAAGGCCGCTTGACATACTCGTCTGCCCCGCCCGGGTGCCGCCGCGTCTGCGCGCCCAGATTCATGCAATAGTAAAGCGGGCGCTGACGGTTCTGGGCGTGAGGGACTGGTGCCGCGTTGATTTGCGCCTGGACTCCGCCGGCCATCCGAAAATCATTGAGTTGAATCCCCTGCCGGGGATCGCGCCGGACCCGCGCGATAATTCCGCTCTGCCCGCGGCCGCCCGCGCGGCCGGTTACAGTTACCATGAGCTTATATTAAGGGTGGCGCAGGCCGCCATACAGCGACAGGATATCAGGTGA
- a CDS encoding ATP-grasp domain-containing protein has product MKRRKNKKILAAVVYDVFMPRRTAPDELEAAAMEEDARYVCETLAAAGLEAVAAPIDGNILAALNALKKINPAVIVNLCESFRNRSSCEAQVAGLFEMAGWPCTGNSSNALWLCEDKFRAKAVLQSCGLPTPKGWLVSGEKDIPAKADFPLIVKPNFEDGGIGIYADSVAYDCRALAKRVKRVICKYHQPALIEEFIKGREFNVALIEIPGSRRIKVLPLSEISFAGLPPDLPRVVGYEAKWIQKHPFYKGTTPVCPARNVPPETAKLLRALALETWRVMRLNGYARIDFRVSAGGRPYILDVNPNPDYSADAGLARSLAAAGISLPDFWRGQVVLAMESGKTNP; this is encoded by the coding sequence GTGAAACGGCGCAAGAATAAAAAAATACTGGCGGCGGTCGTTTACGACGTCTTCATGCCGCGCCGTACGGCGCCGGACGAATTGGAAGCGGCCGCCATGGAGGAGGACGCGCGCTACGTGTGTGAAACGCTGGCCGCCGCCGGGTTGGAAGCGGTCGCGGCGCCGATTGACGGCAATATTTTGGCGGCCCTCAACGCCCTTAAAAAAATCAACCCGGCGGTGATTGTCAACCTGTGCGAATCTTTCCGAAATCGCTCTTCTTGCGAAGCGCAGGTTGCCGGTTTGTTTGAAATGGCCGGCTGGCCATGTACCGGCAACAGTTCAAACGCCCTCTGGTTGTGCGAGGACAAGTTCAGGGCCAAGGCGGTTCTGCAGTCCTGCGGCTTGCCGACGCCCAAAGGCTGGCTGGTGTCCGGCGAAAAAGATATTCCCGCCAAAGCAGATTTTCCGTTGATCGTGAAACCCAACTTTGAAGACGGCGGCATCGGCATCTATGCCGACTCGGTGGCTTATGATTGCCGGGCGCTGGCAAAACGGGTGAAACGCGTGATTTGCAAGTACCATCAGCCGGCGCTTATAGAGGAATTCATCAAAGGCCGGGAATTCAACGTGGCCTTAATTGAAATTCCGGGGAGCCGGCGGATCAAAGTTCTGCCCCTTTCGGAAATCAGTTTCGCCGGTCTGCCGCCGGATCTGCCGCGCGTGGTGGGTTACGAGGCAAAGTGGATTCAAAAACATCCTTTTTACAAGGGCACCACGCCGGTCTGCCCGGCGAGAAACGTTCCCCCGGAAACGGCCAAACTGCTGCGCGCGCTGGCGCTTGAAACCTGGCGGGTTATGCGGCTCAACGGCTACGCCCGGATTGATTTCCGCGTATCGGCCGGCGGCCGGCCCTATATTCTTGACGTCAATCCCAATCCGGATTATTCCGCCGACGCCGGATTGGCCCGCTCGCTCGCGGCGGCCGGCATAAGTTTGCCGGATTTCTGGCGGGGACAGGTGGTCCTGGCTATGGAAAGCGGCAAAACAAACCCATGA
- a CDS encoding KamA family radical SAM protein codes for MQNWRKLMRKSLTTADETAEIFGLNPEAVKQVASRFRIRINPYYLSLIKDKGGPLYRQIVPDPAELEDNCGMSDPLAEEGDSPVPGIVHRYPDRVLFLVSHECASYCRFCTRKRMVGNLAKMYPRFIENGLKYIRLHPEIRDVIVSGGDPLMLSDNRLHAVLKELRAIPHVEIIRIGTRVPCFLPQRVTPGLVRMLKKHHPLFMNVHFNHPDELTPQAGRALNLLAGAGIPLGNQTVLLKGVNDDPEVMKKLMQKLLVFRVRPYYIYQADMVAGTAHLRTTVQKGLEIIEALRGWTSGLAVPHFVIDSPGGGGKIPLLPSYVESISDKEVVLRNYRGRRFVYKQVAASLPEEKPPPADGGAEEKKLSRRPAVNPVTA; via the coding sequence ATGCAAAATTGGCGAAAGTTAATGCGCAAAAGCCTGACGACGGCCGACGAAACGGCTGAAATTTTCGGGCTGAATCCCGAGGCGGTGAAACAGGTCGCATCCCGGTTCAGAATTCGCATCAATCCTTATTACTTGAGTCTGATCAAAGACAAGGGCGGGCCGCTTTACCGGCAGATTGTGCCCGACCCTGCCGAACTGGAAGATAACTGCGGCATGTCGGACCCGCTCGCGGAGGAAGGCGATTCTCCCGTACCGGGCATTGTCCACCGCTATCCCGACCGGGTCCTGTTTCTCGTATCGCACGAGTGTGCTTCTTACTGCCGCTTTTGCACGCGCAAGCGGATGGTCGGCAATCTGGCCAAAATGTATCCGCGTTTCATTGAAAACGGTTTGAAGTATATCCGCCTTCATCCGGAAATACGCGACGTGATTGTTTCCGGCGGAGACCCGCTGATGCTTTCCGATAATCGTCTGCATGCCGTTCTGAAAGAGTTGCGCGCCATTCCCCACGTGGAAATCATCCGCATCGGCACGCGCGTCCCTTGTTTTCTGCCCCAGCGCGTCACTCCGGGGCTTGTCCGCATGCTTAAAAAACATCATCCCCTCTTCATGAACGTGCATTTTAATCACCCGGACGAGCTCACTCCCCAGGCCGGGCGCGCCCTGAACCTGCTGGCCGGCGCCGGTATTCCTCTGGGCAACCAGACGGTTCTGCTGAAGGGGGTCAATGACGATCCGGAAGTCATGAAAAAACTGATGCAGAAACTGCTGGTTTTCCGTGTCCGGCCGTATTATATCTACCAGGCCGACATGGTGGCCGGCACGGCCCATTTGCGCACCACGGTCCAGAAAGGTCTTGAAATCATTGAAGCCCTGCGCGGCTGGACATCGGGACTGGCTGTGCCGCATTTTGTCATTGACAGCCCCGGCGGCGGCGGCAAAATTCCGCTTCTGCCGTCTTACGTGGAATCCATCAGCGACAAGGAAGTCGTTCTGCGCAATTACCGCGGCCGCCGGTTTGTTTATAAACAGGTTGCGGCTTCTCTTCCCGAGGAAAAACCGCCGCCGGCCGACGGCGGGGCTGAGGAGAAAAAATTATCCCGCCGACCTGCGGTCAACCCCGTGACCGCCTGA
- the dprA gene encoding DNA-processing protein DprA, producing the protein MTEREAYIALNMMESIGPVGTRALVSLLGAPQSVFEAAPEKLLAAQGIGKGTVENIIAQRNNARPGEEIRRAAAMGAAIITPADGDYPKSLAQIHDPPLALYAVGSLTASDRRAIGIVGSRRTTIYGRETAESLAYQLAHAGFTVVSGLARGIDTAAHRGALKAGGRTLAVLGGGLDCVYPPENKPLAREIARSGAVLSEFPLGRKPDKTTFPIRNRIISGLSMGVVVVEAGLTSGALITANQALEQGRCVFAVPGRIDSPASKGTHLLIKNGARLVENADDILQEFEFLIPRSSPADSAGAAPDNFLPPLDDDEKKIVRCLGEGEKNVDELIRGTGIGADRFGAVLLALEMKRIVRLQPGRMIHLVRKIVPGES; encoded by the coding sequence ATGACCGAACGCGAAGCATATATTGCCCTTAATATGATGGAAAGCATCGGCCCGGTCGGGACGCGCGCGCTCGTTTCATTGCTCGGCGCGCCGCAGTCCGTTTTTGAGGCTGCGCCGGAAAAACTGCTGGCCGCGCAGGGCATCGGGAAAGGGACGGTTGAAAACATTATCGCGCAGCGAAACAATGCGCGTCCCGGCGAGGAAATCAGGCGCGCCGCCGCAATGGGGGCGGCCATTATCACGCCGGCTGACGGCGATTATCCTAAAAGTCTCGCTCAAATCCACGATCCGCCCCTTGCCCTTTATGCCGTCGGAAGTCTGACGGCCTCCGACCGGCGCGCGATTGGCATTGTCGGTTCGCGCCGCACCACCATATACGGCCGGGAAACCGCCGAGTCTCTGGCCTATCAGCTCGCGCACGCCGGTTTTACGGTGGTCAGCGGCCTGGCGCGCGGCATAGACACGGCGGCCCACCGCGGCGCGCTCAAGGCCGGGGGACGGACATTGGCCGTTCTGGGCGGGGGCCTGGATTGTGTCTATCCCCCCGAAAACAAACCGCTTGCCCGTGAAATCGCCCGTTCCGGGGCGGTTTTGAGCGAGTTCCCTCTTGGGAGAAAGCCGGATAAAACGACCTTTCCCATCCGCAACCGCATTATCAGCGGCCTTTCCATGGGCGTGGTGGTCGTTGAAGCGGGCTTGACAAGCGGCGCGCTGATTACCGCCAATCAGGCGCTTGAACAGGGGCGGTGCGTTTTTGCCGTTCCGGGCCGCATTGATTCGCCGGCCTCCAAAGGAACTCATCTCCTGATTAAAAACGGCGCCCGGCTGGTGGAAAATGCGGACGACATTCTGCAGGAATTTGAGTTTCTTATTCCGCGCTCGTCTCCGGCGGATTCAGCCGGCGCCGCGCCGGATAATTTTCTGCCGCCGCTTGACGACGATGAAAAAAAAATTGTCAGGTGCCTTGGCGAAGGCGAAAAGAACGTTGATGAGCTTATTCGCGGGACGGGGATCGGCGCGGACCGTTTCGGCGCTGTATTGCTGGCCCTTGAAATGAAAAGAATCGTGCGCCTTCAACCCGGAAGGATGATTCATCTTGTCCGCAAAATCGTTCCGGGAGAAAGTTAA
- a CDS encoding tyrosine-type recombinase/integrase → MPAPKGSIKILEEDKGVGHFLRYLKGERNASAHTIANYLFDIRQFAFLTWGGGARPPYSWPAIDKFAARKFVVQLQKMSAGAATIGRKISSLRSFFKFLSREGYVKQNPFAGLLSPKRRKGLPRVLTIGEVGRLLDAPGGDDVSRQEEKKGGDRRRRAWLEYAVLRDKAVLEVLYSTGMRLAELAGLEEKNIDLLAGVIKVRGKGNKERFCPMGRPAAAALSAALRKRGDIVSFLRVKKGALPLFIGHSGGKLTPRSMERMMKRYLIQAGLNPDISPHALRHSFATHLLDAGADLRSVQELLGHSSLSTTQIYTHVSVERLKKVYGEAHPRA, encoded by the coding sequence ATGCCGGCTCCGAAAGGAAGTATTAAAATTCTGGAAGAAGACAAAGGCGTTGGCCATTTCCTTCGTTATCTGAAAGGCGAGCGCAACGCCTCGGCGCATACTATTGCCAATTATCTTTTTGATATCCGGCAGTTTGCGTTTCTGACCTGGGGCGGCGGCGCCCGGCCCCCTTATTCCTGGCCTGCAATTGATAAATTCGCGGCGCGCAAGTTTGTGGTCCAGCTTCAGAAAATGTCGGCCGGCGCCGCGACCATCGGGAGGAAAATATCCAGTCTCCGCTCTTTTTTTAAATTTTTAAGCCGGGAAGGATACGTCAAACAAAACCCTTTCGCCGGTCTTTTGTCGCCAAAGCGCAGAAAGGGCCTGCCGCGCGTTTTGACCATAGGCGAAGTCGGCCGGCTGCTGGATGCGCCCGGGGGGGACGATGTTTCCCGGCAGGAAGAGAAGAAAGGGGGAGACCGCCGTCGGCGGGCCTGGCTTGAATATGCCGTCTTGCGGGACAAGGCCGTGCTAGAGGTTTTATACAGCACGGGCATGCGCCTTGCCGAGCTGGCCGGCCTGGAAGAAAAGAACATTGACCTGCTGGCGGGAGTGATCAAGGTGCGCGGCAAGGGTAATAAGGAGCGGTTTTGCCCGATGGGCCGGCCGGCGGCCGCCGCGTTGTCGGCCGCGCTGCGCAAAAGGGGCGATATCGTTTCTTTTCTCCGTGTAAAAAAAGGAGCGTTGCCCTTGTTTATCGGCCACAGCGGCGGAAAACTTACGCCGCGTTCCATGGAACGGATGATGAAACGCTATCTGATCCAAGCCGGCCTCAACCCTGATATTTCTCCCCATGCCCTGCGCCATTCCTTTGCCACGCACCTGCTGGATGCCGGCGCCGACTTGCGCAGCGTGCAGGAATTGCTCGGACACTCCAGTCTCTCCACGACCCAGATTTATACCCATGTCAGCGTTGAACGCCTGAAAAAAGTATACGGCGAGGCGCATCCCAGGGCCTGA